A single window of Nicotiana tomentosiformis chromosome 1, ASM39032v3, whole genome shotgun sequence DNA harbors:
- the LOC104094813 gene encoding uncharacterized protein, protein MPPLSLDKIGKVLPFSRLFRQLELDVETVVKVLQPGPLGIVEHKFSSEEIRKANDTVKQAVGNWRRQANIDKHSPIMKDFIDL, encoded by the exons ATGCCTCCTCTGTCGTTGGACAAAATCGGCAAAGTGTTGCCCTTCTCCAGGCTCTTCAG GCAACTGGAGCTGGATGTGGAAACTGTAGTTAAGGTACTACAACCTGGTCCACTGGGCATTGTGGAACACAAATTTTCTTCTGAGGAAATACGGAAAGCCAATGATACTGTTAAGCAGGCCGTGGGTAATTGGCGAAGGCAGGCCAACATTGATAAACATAGCCCTATCATGAAAGATTTTATCGATTTATGA
- the LOC104094814 gene encoding NAD(P)H-quinone oxidoreductase subunit T, chloroplastic translates to MASATSPPAPFTFLSSNQSTEHRTYGQWLTAKQRSRCGGFQVYATQEGPSKRQRAPPDVDTRIHWENEDEGWVGGSKSQSAQERIKADEKNLLDEKFSDLLNSSADSHYQFLGVSATADLEEIKAAYRRLSKEYHPDTTTLPIRAASEKFMKLKEIYDVLSDEEQRRFYDWTLAQEAASREAEKMRIKLQDPRMLEVENWESVPDMVDRLGGRNMELSDQAKSALTFDIVIIIFSFCCIIYAIFFKEQY, encoded by the exons ATGGCCTCAGCGACATCTCCACCAGCTCCATTCACCTTCCTTTCCAGCAACCAAAGCACTGAGCACAGAACATATGGCCAATGGCTGACAGCAAAACAAAGAAGCCGCTGTGGTGGCTTCCAGGTTTATGCAACCCAAGAAGGCCCCAGCAAGCGACAACGTGCTCCTCCTGATGTTGATACAAGAATTCACTGGGAAAACGAAGATGAAGGCTGGGTAGGAGGAAGTAAATCACAGTCAGCACAAGAACGAATCAAAGCAGACGAAAAGAATCTCCTTGATGAAAAATTCTCTGACCTGCTCAACAGTTCAGCTGATTCTCACTACCA GTTCTTGGGAGTATCTGCAACTGCTGATTTGGAGGAAATTAAAGCTGCATATAGGAGGTTATCAAAGGAGTATCATCCAGATACGACTACCCTTCCCATAAGAGCAGCATCAGAGAAATTCATGAAACTAAAAGAAATTTATGATGTCCTGAGTGATGAGGAACAACGTCGATTCTATGACTGGACACTAGCTCAGGAGGCAGCAAGTCGTGAAGCTGAGAAAATGAGAATAAAGCTGCAAGATCCGCGCATGCTAGAAGTAGAAAACTGGGAATCTGTCCCGGACATGGTGGATCGACTTGGTGGAAGAAACATGGAGCTGAGTGATCAAGCAAAATCTGCCCTCACATTCGATATCGTGATTATTATCTTTTCATTTTGCTGCATTATATATGCAATATTCTTCAAGGAACAATATTAA